The following coding sequences are from one Poecile atricapillus isolate bPoeAtr1 chromosome 28, bPoeAtr1.hap1, whole genome shotgun sequence window:
- the TJP3 gene encoding tight junction protein ZO-3 gives MAPAPGWRLRAGGFRRNWSPHTASALGWERYRPRREESRGVDLIAVAARKRPRGTRDDGDLVLRQSLGHKGLRKAPWSDTTATSPGAQLLPGRIPGSPDVGLRKGPAAAKRSRSRSEPPGCPAATITLPSLCWWVPTMEEMVIWEQHTVTLSKDPHRGFGFAVSGGRDRPNRITGDTAVFVSDVVSGGPAMGQLQRKDQIVMVNGLSMENVPSSVAIQTLKTCGKIANITLKRPKKIHLPMSKSSPGSPAVARHYDSDRLHRSRDDLDQSQGYDGDSSSERSSGHHHKPVSRSRRRSQDSSHWMQSSSDRRGHSRHCSANAFGQDGDTNGLALVSGFKRLPCQNVPTKPITSVLVKQKQNEEYGLKLGSQLFIKHIVESGLAAKGNSLQEGDLILKINGVASQDMSLAETQQLIERTEGILTLLILRDHRQFLVNIPDVDSQSDSSQMDDISDIDSELSNPPSPLVSPRPPAAARTNSSERRRSNREPVAEVTVADAQGPDLLEAVEWDGHSPTAQAAHKDGYSTNFRIVRFVKAKSVGLRLTGGNDVGIFVSSVQEGSLADSQGVREGDQILQVNDTSFENLTREEAVEHLMALPPGEEVTLWTQSKQDIYRKMILSNVGDSFYIRTHFDFEKDTPSGLSFVRGDVFHVLDTMYRGRMGNWLAVRIGRDLQEQEKGIIPNQSRAEQIASLESVLKATSGANPSGARAEFWKLRGLRGAKKMLRKSREDLSALTKQGHYPPYERVVLKEASFKRPVVILGPITDIAVQKLSRELPELFEIAPSVPRDGASSKVIKLDSVRQIAEKNKHALLDITPSAVERLNYVQYYPVVVFCEPESRQGIKAMRQWLAPDSRKSSRRLYAQAKKMKKYCSHLFTATISLSGSGNAWYEQIQDIVRTQQSQPVWTTAEQADVAPEDSLSLLNPPSTVASGYLTCDSHANSDYDDTDGEAGAYTDGEAEDAYDQPGLARSSEPAQLAPSHGLDSSEPTQLAPSHSQREQVPERPQQGRRYDSIREYEHEAVRRRFTRARDDSDQDEGYEWGPATDV, from the exons ATGGCCCCGGCTCCGGGGTGGCGGCTGCGGGCCGGGGGCTTCCGCAGAAACTGGTCTCCCCACACCGCCTCGGCGCTGGGCTGGGAGCGGTACCGGCCTCGGCGGGAGGAGAGCCGCGGCGTGGACCTGATCGCTGTCGCAGCCAGAAAGCGGCCCCGTGGGACGAGGGATGACGGGGACCTGGTCCTCAG GCAGAGTCTGGGCCACAAAGGGTTACGCAAGGCACCCTGGAGTGACACCACTGCCACCAGCCCGGGAGCTCAGCTCCTTCCTGGTCGGATCCCAGGCTCG CCTGATGTTGGATTGAGGAAGgggccagcagctgcaaagAGGAGCCGGAGCCGGTCAGAGCCCCCTGGCTGTCCGGCTGCCACCATCACTCTCCCTAGCTTGTGCTGGTGGGTACCCACCATGGAGGAGATGGTGATCTGGGAGCAGCACACAGTGACACTGAGCAAG GACCCTCACCGGGGCTTTGGATTTGCTGTCTCTGGAGGCCGTGACCGTCCCAACAGGATAACGGGGGACACAGCGGTGTTTGTTTCAGATGTGGTGTCTGGGGGACCGGCAATGGGGCAGCTTCA gaggAAGGATCAGATCGTGATGGTGAATGGTCTTTCCATGGAGAATGTCCCATCCTCTGTTGCCATCCAAACACTTAAAACCTGTGGCAAGATTGCCAACATT ACACTGAAAAGACCAAAGAAGATTCACCTCCCTATGAGCAAGAGCAGCCCTGGGTCCCCTGCTGTGGCCCGGCACTATGACTCAGACAGGCTGCACCGCTCCCGGGATGACCTGGATCAAAGCCAGGGCTATGATGGGGACTCATCCAGTGAGAGGAGCTCTGGTCACCACCACAAGCCAGTGTCACGGAGCCGGAGGCGAAGCCAGGACAGCAGCCACTGGATGCAGAGTAGCTCAGATCGGAGAGGCCACAGCCGACATTGTTCTGCCAATGCCTTTGGTCAGGATGGGGACACCAACGGGCTGGCCCTGGTGTCAGGCTTCAAGCGCCTGCCATGCCAGAATGTGCCAACGAAGCCCATCACATCAGTCCTGgtgaagcagaagcagaatgaAG AGTATGGCCTGAAGCTGGGGAGTCAACTCTTCATCAAGCACATAGTGGAGAGCGGGCTGGCGGCCAAGGGCAACTCCTTGCAGGAGGGAGACCTCATCCTGAAG ATCAATGGGGTAGCCAGCCAGGACATGTCCTTGGCTGAAACCCAGCAGCTCATTGAGCGAACCGAGGGAATCCTGACCCTGCTCATCCTCCGTGACCACCGGCAGTTCCTGGTCAACATCCCTGATGTTGACAGCCAGAGCGACAGCTCCCAGATGGATG ATATCTCAGACATCGACTCTGAGCTGTCCAACCCGCCATCTCCATTGGTCTCCCCACgacctccagctgctgccaggacaAATTCATC GGAGAGGAGACGATCGAACAGGGAGCCTGTGGCTGAGGTGACTGTAGCTGATGCTCAGGGCCCAG ACCTTCTGGAAGCTGTGGAATGGGATGGccacagccccactgcccaAGCTGCCCACAAGGATGG GTACAGCACCAACTTCAGGATTGTGCGGTTTGTGAAGGCCAAGAGTGTGGGGCTGCGGCTGACAGGTGGCAACGATGTGGGCATCTTTGTGTCGAGCGTGCAGGAGGGAAGCCTAGCTGACAGCCAGGGCGTTCGGGAAGGTGACCAGATCCTGCAG GTGAATGACACAAGTTTCGAGAACCTGACCCGTGAGGAAGCTGTGGAACATCTCATGGCCCTGCCCCCAGGCGAGGAGGTCACGCTGTGGACTCAGAGCAAGCAGGACA TTTACAGGAAGATGATCTTGTCCAACGTGGGTGACTCGTTCTACATCCGGACACACTTTGACTTTGAGAAGGATACGCCATCAGGGCTCAGCTTTGTCCGTGGGGATGTGTTCCATGTGCTGGACACCATGTACCGGGGCAGGATGGGGAACTGGCTGGCTGTGCGCATCGGCAGGgacctgcaggagcaggaaaagggcaTCATCCCCAACCAGAGCAG ggCCGAGCAGATTGCCAGCCTGGAGTCGGTGCTGAAAGCCACGTCTGGTGCCAACCCCTCTGGGGCAAGGGCCGAGTTTTGGAAGCTGCGGGGCTTGCGGGGAGCCAAGAAGATGCTGCGGAAGAGCCGGGAGGACCTGTCTGCCCTCACAAAGCAGGGGCACTACCCACCATATGAGAGGGTGGTCCTCAAGGAAG CCAGCTTCAAGAGGCCAGTGGTGATCCTGGGCCCCATCACAGACATTGCTGTGCAGAAGCTGAGCAGGGAGCTACCCGAGCTGTTTGAAATTGCCC CAAGTGTGCCCCGAGATGGGGCATCATCCAAGGTCATCAAGCTGGATTCGGTGCGGCAGATCGCAGAAAAG AACAAGCATGCCTTGCTGGACATCACGCCCTCAGCTGTGGAGCGCCTCAATTATGTGCAGTACTACCCAGTGGTGGTGTTCTGTGAGCCTGAGAGCCGGCAGGGCATCAAAGCCATGCGGCAGTGGCTGGCGCCTGACTCCAGGAAGAGCTCCCGGCGCCTGTATGCCCAGGccaaaaagatgaagaaatacTGCAGCCACCTCTTCACAGCCACCATCAGCCTCAGTGGCAGCGGCAATGCCTGGTACGAGCAGATCCAGGACATCGTAAGGACACAGCAAAGCCAGCCTGTCTGGACAACAGCAGAGCAG GCAGATGTAGCACCCGAGGACAGTCTGTCCCTGCTGAACCCCCCAAGCACAGTGGCCTCAGGCTACCTGACATGTGACAGCCACGCCAACAGCGACTACGATGACACAGACGGGGAGGCGGGCGCCTACACTGACGGCGAGGCAGAGGATGCCTATGACCAGCCCGGGCTGGCCCGTTCCTctgagccagcacagctggcCCCGAGCCATGGCCTGGACTCCTCCGAGCCAACGCAGCTGGCTCCAAGCCACAGCCAGCGTGAACAG GTGCCTGAACGGCCACAGCAGGGCAGGCGCTATGACAGCATCAG GGAATATGAGCACGAGGCAGTGAGGAGGAGGTTCACACGGGCCAGGGATGACTCGGACCAGGATGAAGGCTACGAGTGGGGCCCAGCCACAGATGTATAG